Below is a genomic region from Thiovulum sp. ES.
AACCTCCTGTTATCTTTATTTCTAGTTTCCTAGCTACCAATATATCTAAGATAATCTCTTCCCCAGATAACACAGTGTAAGAGGAATGAGAAGTATTATCCACTACAATATCTTTTATTATAGCTTGGTAATCCAAATCTTCATAGAGAGCTAGTATAGACCCCGTATTTAAAGTTACTGATTTTTCAAATATAGCTCGGTATCTTACTACTTTAGCCTTAGCTAATGGAATGAAAAAGCCTTTATTCACACCATGTTCTGTTACTGAACTTAGTTTCCTAGCCTTTAACAGAGAAGACTCTCTCTGTAATAAAGCTTTACTATGCTCAGACATAGATGTTACTCCTGATAACAGTTCAATTATAGTCTGACCTGCACTCCCGCTAAAAAAATCTTTAGTCTTCATAGAATTCGGAAGAGTATTGATAAAATCTTTTAAGTCTTTCTGTATCTCTTTATTAGAAATATAGCTCATAGCTCACCTTGTTAAGTCGCCCACAAATTCAAATTTAGTCTGACCGTACCCTTTTACCTTAAAGACTAGCCTTAACTTATATATGTGAGAGTCAATATCTAAAGAGACCTCAGAAGAACTTGGAATAATTATGACCCTCTGTTCCCATCTTGATACAGCATTTAAGATTTCATTATATATAGAGAAAGCTATCTCGTCTGAATATAGCTCAAATAGTAGTTTATGCACATTACTACCATATTCAGGATTAAACAGCCTTTCTCCTTTCCTAGTAAGTATTAAGTTCTTTAACGATTGAAACACAGAATCTATATCTTTCAATACAGAAGTTTCTAAAGATTGGTCATAGTCAGTATATAGATTTAGGTTCATAATAAGTTAATCCCAACTAAAATCTTTAAACTTAACATTAATCTCTCCGTTTAACAATCTCACTAATTGTCTAGCATTGTAATTATTGTAATTATTGTAATTATTGTAATTATTGTAATTATTGTAATTATAAGGATAGCCTAAGAAGAAATCTTCTAATGTTTCTACCGCTGTATCATAGTATCCTAAATTATCTAAGTCTAAATCCAAATTTCCTTTAGAATCTAATCCTACTCTTATCTTTATATGAGCTGAGTCAAAAATATCAGACTCCTCTACATATAACATTACAGACTTACCTTTAACCTCAGATATCTGATATCTGATATATCTTTTCCACATACTTACCACTTAAATGTTCTCCTAAAAGTTTCTTCATTTACTTGCCCTTATATTTCTCTTTTAATAGTTTATACAAAGCACTCTCTATTTTATCTATATTTGCTGTTTCTCTTAACTCTTTTATAGTGTAGATTTGTCCTCTTCATATTCCAAAACTCTTATTAAATCCTCATTAGCTTCCCAGAACTCTTTCAAGTCTTTTTTTACCTGCTTAAAAGAATTACCTAAAACCTTTCTCAATTGTTTAAAATGACTCTCCGAAGTTTCCCTACCCTAATATGGAATTTCTTGATTTCCTACCACGACTTTTATTCTATGAGAATGACCTGCCCCTGAGCCTTTTTCAAAAAATACTTTTATATGAAAGTTCTTCTTTAATTTTACTATAAAGTCCTTAGCATTATATTTCACAGGAGACATAGCTAAAATAATATGACCTGCCTTTAACAATTCTTCCATTACTCTATCTTCAAAATTATACGACACTTAGATATCCTTTTAATTTGCAATAACATCTGGAGAACCTTGCACATTTACAGAGGTGCATGATATTAAATCTCCGACTCTAGCTACTGGCTTGGAATTCACTAAAACAGTAGATGAGCCTGTTAATTGCACACCTTTATGACCTTTTGTAGGGTCTCCACAAGAATGCATAGCCCACTTATCCCCAACTCTATGTTTAGATTTAGAATTCACTAAGACATCTGGAGAACCATTTTCACTTGGTCTAGGAGGAAAACATTGATGACCTGAGCAAAAGTCTCCCTGTCTAACAATAGAAGGCATTATAGATTACCTACTTTCCCGTATTCTCGCTCTTTTCTGAAGAAGTCAGATTTCCAATTAAGATTGAAGAATTCCATAAGTTCTGTATCAGACACATCGTAAGAGATGTCAGATATCTCTTTGAAAAATTCTTGTTCTTTCTCTAGCTTATAGATATTTACTAACCTGTCGATTTCTGATAATATAGCATTTATATTAAAAGCATTGTATAGATTTACTATTAGCTCTTGCTCTGTGTTTCCTGTAACTTTTTTGAAAGTATTAAATAGCACAGCTTTTATTGAGGAGGAAATAGATAGTCTGTTTATATAACTATTAAAAGAATTAGACTCTATCGTGTTATATTGGTCTAGGAACTCTTTTATGAAGATAGATTTAGGATATAATATCTCTTGTCTCAATAGGTTTAAATCGCATACCTCTAGTAAAGGTAGGTCTAAGGAATTAATTGCTATGTAAAGCTTATTACGATAGGCTACAATATCTGTATAAGTCTCGGAATAATATGTATCTAAGACTTTAGAGGTATATATAAATCTCTGTATGTTTTCTTGTAAAAGTTCTTCAGTGTTAAATAGCTCTTTCATATATTTATAGTAATCCGTATTCCTGTCCTTTACAAATACTAGCTGAGTGTCAAATATAAGATTATTATCTAGTTTAGGAGAAGTTCCAGAGGTTTCACTTGCTCCTAAACTATCACTTCCGTTAGCTTCTATAACTCTATATAGATAGTTCTTATCTAATTTAGGAAAGAATAGTATATCGCCTACTTTATACTGTTGATTAGGCTTAAATATAGTGTCTGTTCTTAGCACTAAATCTTCTGAAAGATTTCTTAGAATGTTCTTTATGTAGACTACACTCAACTGATAAGTCATATAAGTCCTTTTATTTATGACTTATCAAACCGTAGCTATTAGATTTAGTTTTCCATTATAGGTTGCCCTTTTAGTATTAAGGATGAGGTTGCTGACACCGTTATACCTTTATCTGAAACAATAGTGTCGCCTTTACTGTAAGAATATGTTCCTGACCCTTGCACCATCTCTTTATGGTTCTTCTCTGTTAGAACTGTTGTATTACCGTCTGTAACAGTCTCTCTGTCTTTCTTTACATGATTGTAAGAATTAGTTTCAATAGATATGTCTGAGCTACCTTTTATTAAGGATGTATAGTCTCCGTCTGTTACTATCTTAGTATTTCCTGTAATATGGACATATAGATTTCCGTCAGCATCTATCTTAGCAAATGACCCTGAAGAATGATGTAAGGTTAATTCTTGTTTAGTTCTATTAATTTTAAAGAAGTTCAATAATCTGTCTATCCAGCCATAAGAGGTGGGATAGTCTTCATTGAAGTCAGCATTTAGACAAGTATCTTTAGGAGATGTAAATCTTTTATCAGATATAGTTTGGTCTTCACCTAGCTTACCTTTTACATGCTTAGATTCGATAGTCTCGTTCGGAGTTCCTTTTAATGTTCCTGATGTTGGGCATTTAGAGTTAGAGGTGGAATGTCTATCATCTTGTCTGGTTCTCTGATTAGATAGTATGCCTATTACAATTCCATGGTAAATGTCTCTGTGAGGAAATGTTACAATTACTTGTGTGTTTATGTCTGGTATGCTAGAGAAAGAAGAATAAGCACTACCGCCTATTCCTACGGGTTGCAATATAGGGTAGAAAGGAAGGTCTTCTTTAGGTATCTGTTCTGTTAGACCTTTTATATGAACCTTTACTCGTGAGAGTTTCTTTGGGTCGTTGTTGTCTATCACTTCTGCTATAAAGATTCCGTCTAGTTTATGAGTCTTAGATATAGTGTCAATTGGATTAGTTAGCATAGTTTTTCTTTCTAGGCTAACCTTTAGAAAATTAGTGTTAGTATATAGTATAAATAAAAATAAATAATGTTTTTGAAAATTGCCCTCGAAAGAGGGACTTTTGTGGGTCAAATTATCGTTTTTCCCTTTCTTTTTATAATCCTCCTAAGGAATAAAACTATCGTTTTCATCGAATTCCGATTTTTTCCAAGTTTTTCTTGAAGTTTCAAAATAAGTTTTATTACCGTTTTGGTCGAATTCCGACTTTTTCCAGTATCCATCAGAGTCTTTCCAATAAGTTTTATTACCGTTTTGGTCAAACTCGAATTTAGTCCATGATTTTACAAGTTCTTTAACAGAACTTGATTTTTCTTTAGGAACTTCCATAATTTAACAACACCTTGTATAATAACTCAAAAAAGAAATTTTGAATTTTTACATTCTCTATTTCTTTTTTGTTACCGAAATTATACATTTGATAAGTCAGCAGATAACATATATGTTACATCGTCTGGACTGTTTATCAATAGTTTCAAAGTATCTCCAGCTACTAGCACTATCTTATCGTTAAAAGTAACGGTCTCTTTACCAGACAGTTCTATTTGGATAATAGGTATGTCAGACACCTTTACAATTACGGAAACTGTAGCTTCTGAGAGGTTACTTAGGATAAGCCCTATGATAACCATCTCTTTATGGTTCTCGATAGTTATTAATTTATTAGATATATGTTTTAAATATCCTTTATGATTTACCAACATTGTTAGCCCTTATCCGTAGAGTAATGAT
It encodes:
- a CDS encoding phage baseplate assembly protein W (PFAM: Gene 25-like lysozyme), whose protein sequence is MNLNLYTDYDQSLETSVLKDIDSVFQSLKNLILTRKGERLFNPEYGSNVHKLLFELYSDEIAFSIYNEILNAVSRWEQRVIIIPSSSEVSLDIDSHIYKLRLVFKVKGYGQTKFEFVGDLTR
- a CDS encoding hypothetical protein (PFAM: PAAR motif); its protein translation is MPSIVRQGDFCSGHQCFPPRPSENGSPDVLVNSKSKHRVGDKWAMHSCGDPTKGHKGVQLTGSSTVLVNSKPVARVGDLISCTSVNVQGSPDVIAN